From a single Novosphingobium aureum genomic region:
- the metX gene encoding homoserine O-acetyltransferase MetX, with protein sequence MATAPIIDTSAVLDLSEPLQLDGGQVLPGVQIAYETQGELNAAKDNAILVCHALTGDHHLVSDHPITGKPGWWVRMVGPGKPIDTDRYFVICANVIGSCMGSTGPASLAPDGKPWAMRFPVITIRDMVRGHVALLDALGIDCLHAVVGGSMGGMQTLSLAANFPDRTRAALVIASTARHSAQNIAFHEMGRQAIMADNEWREGDYYDHGRGPEKGLAVARMAAHITYLSEAGLTEKFGRRLQDRHEKTFGFDADFQIESYLRYQGLTFSGRFDANSYLYITRAMDYFDLAEEHGGPLANAFAASKARFCLVSFDTDWLYPTSDSRNVVQALNAAGKPVSFVELSAPYGHDSFLLDVPALDRVVAGFLG encoded by the coding sequence ATGGCCACAGCCCCGATCATAGACACGAGCGCCGTGCTCGACCTTTCCGAACCCCTGCAGCTCGATGGCGGGCAGGTCCTGCCCGGCGTGCAGATCGCCTACGAGACGCAAGGCGAGCTCAACGCCGCGAAGGACAACGCGATCCTCGTGTGCCACGCGCTGACCGGCGACCATCACCTCGTCTCGGATCATCCCATCACCGGAAAGCCCGGCTGGTGGGTGCGCATGGTCGGCCCGGGCAAGCCGATCGACACCGATCGCTACTTCGTGATCTGTGCCAATGTCATCGGCTCGTGCATGGGCTCGACCGGCCCGGCCAGCCTCGCGCCCGACGGCAAGCCCTGGGCGATGCGCTTCCCCGTCATCACCATCCGCGACATGGTGCGCGGCCACGTCGCGCTGCTCGACGCGCTCGGCATCGATTGCCTGCACGCGGTCGTCGGCGGCTCGATGGGCGGCATGCAGACGCTCTCGCTCGCGGCCAACTTCCCCGATCGCACCCGCGCCGCACTGGTGATCGCCTCGACCGCGCGCCATTCGGCGCAAAACATCGCGTTCCACGAGATGGGCCGTCAGGCGATCATGGCCGACAACGAGTGGCGCGAGGGTGATTATTATGACCACGGTCGCGGTCCGGAAAAGGGGCTCGCGGTCGCGCGCATGGCCGCGCACATCACCTATCTCTCCGAAGCGGGCCTGACCGAAAAGTTCGGACGCCGCCTGCAGGACCGGCACGAGAAGACCTTCGGCTTCGACGCCGATTTCCAGATCGAGTCGTACCTGCGCTACCAGGGGCTGACCTTCTCGGGCCGCTTCGATGCGAACTCGTACCTCTACATCACCCGCGCGATGGACTACTTCGACCTCGCCGAGGAGCACGGCGGCCCGCTCGCCAATGCCTTCGCCGCCTCGAAGGCGCGTTTCTGCCTCGTCAGCTTCGATACCGACTGGCTCTACCCGACCTCGGATTCGCGCAATGTCGTCCAGGCGCTCAATGCCGCGGGCAAGCCGGTGAGCTTCGTCGAGCTTTCCGCGCCTTACGGGCACGACTCGTTCCTGCTCGACGTTCCCGCGCTCGACCGCGTGGTGGCAGGGTTCCTGGGATGA
- a CDS encoding complex I NDUFA9 subunit family protein, with translation MSMTPKDSLSGKIVTVLGGSGFVGTHLAQELLARGARLRVASRHPKKAYALKPLGNLGQVQFAGCDVTRTDSLAAVLAGSDVVINLVGAFSGNLDALQGEGLARIAAAAKAAGAQAFVHVSAIGADASSDVAYARTKAEGEQAALAEFPEATILRPSVMFGPDDKFVMMFGDLMASAPVMPIFVPEGRLQPVFVDDVAEAIANAAGDPLTHGGKTYEIAGPEVVTMRELNHRIAAAAGRKPCFIEMPDAFAGLFAALPLTPISSDQIKLLKAGSVASEGAPGLAELGVKARPMGLFLDRWMTQFRKHGRFGTKENTEA, from the coding sequence ATGAGCATGACCCCCAAGGATTCGCTTTCCGGCAAGATCGTCACCGTACTGGGTGGCAGCGGCTTCGTCGGCACGCACCTTGCGCAGGAACTGCTCGCACGCGGCGCGCGCCTGCGCGTTGCCAGCCGCCACCCCAAGAAGGCCTATGCGCTCAAACCCTTGGGTAACCTCGGCCAGGTCCAGTTCGCCGGCTGCGACGTCACGCGCACCGACTCGCTCGCCGCCGTGCTCGCGGGCTCGGACGTGGTGATCAACCTCGTCGGCGCCTTCTCGGGCAATCTCGACGCGCTGCAGGGTGAAGGTCTCGCCCGCATCGCGGCAGCGGCCAAGGCGGCTGGCGCGCAGGCCTTCGTGCATGTCTCGGCGATCGGCGCCGATGCTTCCTCCGACGTCGCCTATGCGCGCACCAAGGCGGAAGGCGAGCAGGCCGCGCTGGCCGAGTTCCCCGAGGCGACAATCCTGCGCCCCTCGGTCATGTTCGGCCCCGACGACAAGTTCGTGATGATGTTCGGCGACCTCATGGCGAGCGCGCCGGTCATGCCGATCTTCGTGCCCGAGGGCAGGCTGCAGCCGGTCTTCGTCGACGACGTCGCCGAGGCCATTGCCAATGCCGCGGGCGACCCGCTGACCCACGGGGGCAAGACCTACGAGATCGCCGGCCCCGAGGTGGTGACGATGCGCGAGCTCAACCACCGCATCGCGGCCGCCGCGGGCCGCAAGCCCTGCTTCATCGAAATGCCTGATGCTTTCGCGGGCCTGTTTGCCGCGCTCCCGCTGACCCCGATCAGCTCGGACCAGATCAAGCTGCTCAAGGCCGGCAGCGTTGCCAGCGAAGGTGCACCCGGCCTTGCCGAGCTCGGCGTCAAGGCGCGCCCGATGGGCCTGTTCCTCGACCGTTGGATGACCCAGTTCCGCAAGCACGGCCGCTTCGGCACAAAGGAAAACACCGAGGCCTGA
- a CDS encoding tetratricopeptide repeat protein has protein sequence MKKCILAMLGAGAVITSPAKASDARIVTGSEEAASAEVDQAFALIGQKQPAQALDLLAPLIDRFNQQIAEAEKTRMVFCGPTLMEASVYAVLPAIEKKDGLVMGRDVCDAFFAKAYALVELDRKPEALATLQRLTSLAPMHSRYLVELGYAYRINGQNGKAEDAYRMALEHADLGEDDKTKSTNHASALRGIGYMLVEKRDLAAAENAYKKSLKYDPDSAIAKGELEFIAQQRKRAK, from the coding sequence ATGAAGAAATGCATTCTGGCCATGCTGGGCGCCGGAGCCGTGATAACAAGCCCGGCGAAGGCCAGCGACGCGCGCATCGTAACGGGCAGCGAGGAGGCGGCAAGCGCCGAAGTAGACCAGGCATTCGCCTTGATCGGCCAAAAACAGCCTGCGCAGGCGTTGGACCTCCTGGCACCGCTGATCGACCGCTTCAACCAGCAGATCGCCGAGGCCGAAAAAACGAGAATGGTATTTTGCGGCCCCACTTTGATGGAAGCGTCCGTTTATGCGGTCCTGCCTGCAATTGAGAAGAAGGACGGCCTGGTTATGGGTCGCGACGTGTGCGACGCCTTCTTTGCCAAAGCCTACGCCCTAGTGGAACTTGACCGCAAGCCCGAGGCATTGGCCACTCTGCAGCGATTGACTTCGCTTGCACCAATGCATTCGCGCTATCTCGTAGAATTAGGTTACGCCTATCGGATCAACGGCCAGAACGGGAAGGCAGAAGATGCCTACCGCATGGCCTTGGAGCACGCAGACCTCGGAGAAGACGACAAGACAAAGAGCACCAACCACGCATCCGCGCTGCGCGGGATCGGCTACATGCTTGTTGAAAAGCGCGATCTTGCTGCTGCGGAAAATGCATACAAGAAGTCACTCAAGTACGATCCGGACAGCGCCATCGCGAAAGGAGAGTTGGAATTCATTGCCCAGCAGCGCAAACGCGCCAAGTAA
- the dcd gene encoding dCTP deaminase — translation MSILSDKWIREQALEHGMIEPFVESQRRDGCISYGLSSYGYDARVAPEFKIFTNVDSAVVDPKDFASNSFVDRETDVCVIPPNSFALARTVEYFRVPRDVLVICLGKSTYARCGIIVNVTPLEPGWEGHVTLEFSNTTPLPAKIYANEGACQFLFLKGNEPCETSYADRAGKYMGQRGVTLPRL, via the coding sequence ATGTCTATTCTAAGCGACAAGTGGATCCGCGAGCAGGCCCTCGAACACGGCATGATCGAGCCGTTCGTCGAGAGCCAGCGCCGCGATGGCTGCATTTCCTACGGGCTTTCGTCGTATGGCTACGACGCGCGGGTCGCGCCCGAGTTCAAGATCTTCACCAACGTCGACAGCGCGGTGGTCGATCCCAAGGACTTCGCCAGCAATTCCTTCGTCGATCGCGAGACCGACGTCTGCGTGATCCCGCCCAATTCCTTCGCGCTGGCGCGTACGGTCGAGTATTTCCGCGTGCCGCGCGACGTGCTGGTGATCTGCCTTGGCAAGTCGACCTATGCGCGCTGCGGGATTATCGTCAACGTGACCCCGCTCGAGCCGGGCTGGGAAGGGCACGTGACGCTCGAGTTCTCGAACACCACGCCGCTTCCGGCGAAGATCTACGCCAACGAGGGGGCCTGCCAGTTCCTGTTCCTCAAGGGCAACGAGCCGTGCGAGACGAGCTATGCCGACCGCGCGGGCAAGTACATGGGCCAGCGCGGGGTCACCCTGCCGCGGCTCTGA
- a CDS encoding glutathione S-transferase family protein, translated as MWHIFQFPLCPFSRKVRLLMAEKGIAYELQTTRPWEGEDRLFQMNPAGRTPVVREMERGVVLADSRAICEYFEETVDRNPMLRGTDQQRAEIRRLVALFDENFFNDVSGPLLHEKMKKRLVLRQSPDGRSLRDAMKLAHDYLDYIDYLIDNRPWLAGATMTLADLTAAAQISVADYLGGLDWSSHEQARGWYLVMKSRPSFRPLLTERMEVIQPPSHYGEVDI; from the coding sequence ATGTGGCACATCTTCCAGTTTCCGCTCTGTCCCTTCAGCCGCAAGGTGCGCCTGCTGATGGCGGAGAAGGGCATCGCCTACGAACTCCAGACCACGCGCCCCTGGGAGGGCGAGGACCGGCTGTTCCAGATGAATCCTGCCGGGCGCACGCCGGTGGTGCGCGAGATGGAGCGCGGCGTGGTCCTCGCCGACAGCCGCGCGATCTGCGAGTACTTCGAGGAAACCGTCGATCGCAACCCGATGCTGCGCGGGACCGACCAGCAGCGCGCCGAGATCCGCCGCCTCGTCGCCCTGTTCGACGAGAACTTCTTCAACGACGTCTCGGGACCGCTGCTCCACGAGAAGATGAAGAAGCGCCTCGTGCTTCGCCAGTCGCCCGACGGACGCTCGCTGCGCGACGCGATGAAGCTTGCGCACGATTATCTCGACTACATCGACTACCTGATCGACAACCGCCCCTGGCTGGCAGGCGCGACGATGACGCTGGCCGATCTCACCGCCGCCGCGCAGATATCCGTTGCCGACTACCTTGGCGGGCTCGACTGGTCGAGCCACGAGCAGGCGCGTGGCTGGTATCTGGTGATGAAGTCGCGCCCCAGTTTTCGCCCGCTGCTGACCGAGCGCATGGAAGTGATCCAGCCGCCCAGCCACTATGGCGAAGTCGATATCTGA
- the wecB gene encoding non-hydrolyzing UDP-N-acetylglucosamine 2-epimerase, translating into MSQLASTSPARILVVFGTRPEAIKLFPVIHALKADPRFECVVCVSAQHRQMLDQVLEIAGIVPDYDLDVMQPDQSLDALTARLLTGLGRVMDEVRPDRVIVQGDTATAMAGGLAAYYRKLPVDHVEAGLRSYNIHHPWPEEVNRKIIGSLASLHFAPTATAQNALLKENVDPSRVHVTGNTVIDALHWVTGEIERRPELAAGLSRLEESFAGRRIIGVTSHRRENFGEGMEQIAQAIREIAQRPEVAVIFPVHLNPNVRKVMNERLTGLDNVALIEPLDYPHFARLLSIAEIMLTDSGGVQEEAPALGKPVLVMRETTERPEGVDAGTARLVGTSAVTIVSELATLLDDKAAYDAMAQAHNPFGDGLASGRIVELLAREIG; encoded by the coding sequence ATGTCCCAGCTTGCCTCTACATCGCCAGCCCGCATCCTTGTCGTCTTTGGCACGCGCCCCGAGGCGATCAAGCTGTTCCCGGTGATCCATGCCCTGAAGGCCGATCCGCGTTTCGAATGCGTGGTCTGCGTCTCGGCGCAACACCGCCAGATGCTCGACCAGGTGCTCGAGATCGCAGGGATCGTGCCCGATTACGATCTCGACGTGATGCAGCCCGACCAGAGCCTCGATGCGCTTACCGCACGGCTGCTCACCGGCCTTGGCCGGGTCATGGACGAGGTGAGGCCCGACCGCGTGATCGTGCAAGGCGACACCGCGACCGCGATGGCAGGCGGGCTCGCGGCCTACTATCGCAAGCTGCCGGTCGATCACGTCGAGGCGGGGCTGCGCTCCTACAACATTCACCATCCCTGGCCCGAGGAAGTGAACCGCAAGATCATCGGCTCGCTCGCCAGCCTGCACTTCGCGCCGACCGCGACTGCGCAAAACGCGTTGCTCAAGGAAAACGTCGATCCGTCGCGCGTCCACGTGACCGGCAACACGGTGATCGACGCGCTGCACTGGGTCACCGGCGAGATCGAGCGCCGCCCCGAACTCGCAGCCGGGCTGTCGCGGCTCGAGGAGAGCTTTGCCGGGCGGCGGATCATCGGCGTCACCAGCCACCGCCGCGAGAATTTCGGCGAGGGTATGGAGCAGATCGCACAGGCCATCCGCGAGATCGCGCAGCGGCCCGAGGTCGCGGTGATCTTCCCGGTCCACCTCAACCCCAACGTACGCAAGGTGATGAACGAGCGGCTCACCGGGCTCGACAACGTCGCACTGATCGAGCCGCTCGACTATCCGCACTTCGCGCGGCTGCTCTCGATAGCCGAGATCATGCTGACCGATTCGGGCGGGGTGCAGGAGGAGGCGCCTGCATTGGGCAAGCCGGTGCTCGTCATGCGCGAGACGACCGAGCGGCCAGAGGGCGTCGATGCGGGCACGGCAAGGCTGGTGGGCACTTCGGCCGTGACAATCGTTTCCGAATTGGCAACCTTGCTCGACGATAAGGCGGCATATGACGCCATGGCGCAGGCCCACAACCCATTCGGGGACGGGCTGGCATCGGGCAGGATCGTGGAGCTTCTGGCACGTGAAATCGGATAA
- a CDS encoding prephenate/arogenate dehydrogenase family protein, protein MSFTQVAIIGLGLQGGSIGLAIQQYLPEARVTGYDLDPATRARATERGLCHTVSESAEDAVASADLVIFCVPPGAMGAAAAPLRDAIPAHCLVSDVGSSKKAISAALAEALPDHLVIPAHPVAGTENSGPDAGFASLFRNRWCIVTPPEPCDLLKLTSLVHFWEALGANVEIMSAEHHDLVLAVTSHLPHLIAYTIVGTASDLEDVTQGEVIKYSAGGFRDFTRIAASDPTMWRDVFLSNKDAVLTMLQRFTEDLTALQRAIRVGDGEQLFDHFARTRAIRRSIIEEGQDDSRPDFGRSDHDGAARGKTKG, encoded by the coding sequence ATGAGCTTTACCCAGGTCGCAATCATCGGCCTTGGCCTGCAGGGCGGCTCGATCGGTCTTGCCATCCAGCAATACCTGCCCGAGGCCCGCGTTACCGGCTACGACCTCGATCCGGCGACCCGTGCGCGCGCGACCGAACGCGGCCTGTGCCACACGGTCAGCGAGAGCGCCGAGGACGCGGTCGCAAGTGCGGACCTCGTCATCTTCTGCGTGCCTCCCGGCGCGATGGGCGCGGCGGCTGCCCCCTTGCGCGATGCGATCCCGGCGCATTGTCTCGTCAGCGACGTCGGCTCTTCCAAGAAGGCGATCTCGGCGGCGCTTGCCGAGGCCCTGCCCGACCACCTCGTGATCCCCGCGCACCCGGTCGCGGGCACCGAGAACTCGGGGCCAGACGCCGGCTTCGCCTCGCTGTTTCGCAACCGCTGGTGCATCGTCACCCCGCCAGAGCCCTGCGACCTGCTCAAGCTGACTTCGCTCGTCCATTTCTGGGAGGCGCTCGGCGCCAATGTCGAGATCATGTCGGCCGAGCATCATGACCTCGTGCTCGCGGTGACCAGCCACCTGCCCCACCTCATCGCCTATACCATCGTCGGCACCGCCTCGGACCTCGAAGACGTGACGCAGGGCGAGGTCATCAAGTATTCGGCGGGCGGCTTTCGCGACTTCACCCGTATCGCGGCCTCGGACCCGACGATGTGGCGCGACGTCTTCCTGTCGAACAAGGACGCGGTGCTGACCATGCTCCAGCGCTTCACCGAGGATCTCACCGCGCTCCAGCGCGCGATCCGGGTCGGCGACGGCGAGCAGCTGTTCGACCACTTCGCCCGCACCCGCGCCATCCGCCGCTCGATCATCGAGGAAGGCCAGGACGATTCGCGCCCAGACTTCGGGCGCAGCGACCACGACGGTGCCGCAAGGGGCAAGACGAAGGGCTGA
- the metW gene encoding methionine biosynthesis protein MetW, which yields MSVSAAALRPDLAVIARNVAPGSSLLDIGCGDGTLMAALRDEKQCDTRGMEIDPANVGACVARGLSVIQGDADKDLVFYPDKSVDYAILSQTLQTTMRPDLALEELLRIGRKAFVSFPNFAHWRVRLSLLWRGRMPVTRLLPVLWYETPNIHHLTIDDFRALVKERGITVEGSWFLSGDKRCSQAAANYFAEHAVFLLSRDS from the coding sequence GTGAGCGTGAGCGCAGCTGCCTTGCGGCCCGACCTTGCGGTGATCGCGCGCAATGTCGCGCCCGGCTCGAGCCTGCTCGACATCGGCTGCGGCGACGGCACCTTGATGGCCGCGCTGCGCGACGAGAAGCAGTGCGACACGCGCGGCATGGAGATCGACCCTGCGAACGTGGGCGCCTGCGTCGCGCGCGGGCTCTCGGTGATCCAGGGCGATGCCGACAAGGATCTCGTTTTCTATCCCGACAAGTCGGTCGACTATGCGATCCTCTCGCAGACGCTGCAGACCACGATGCGCCCCGACCTCGCGCTCGAGGAACTGCTGCGCATCGGTCGCAAGGCCTTCGTCAGCTTCCCCAACTTCGCACACTGGCGCGTGCGCCTCTCGCTGCTGTGGCGCGGGCGCATGCCGGTCACGCGGCTGCTGCCGGTGCTCTGGTACGAGACCCCGAACATCCACCACCTCACCATCGACGACTTCCGCGCGCTGGTGAAGGAGCGCGGGATCACGGTCGAGGGCAGCTGGTTCCTGTCGGGCGACAAGCGCTGCAGCCAGGCCGCCGCGAACTACTTCGCCGAACACGCGGTGTTCCTGCTCTCGCGCGACAGCTGA
- the hisC gene encoding histidinol-phosphate transaminase, with translation MSETETSTPSPAPAPVAKPWIEAIHAYVPGKSTGKDGRALIKLSANENPLGTSEAALAAKAQPPALYPDPDSKALREAIGARHGLDPARMVMGTGSDELLNLVAQGYAGPGDEVVYVRYGFAVYDIAARRCGATPVIAPDADYGTDIEALLACVTDRTRVVFVANPNNPTGSFLPAGEIARLHAALPSDVVLVIDQAYGEYVAAQDDDGAMALAAAHENVLVTRTFSKIFGLAGERVGWATGAPGLIATLNRIRGPFNVPATGQAMALAALGDTDFVERSREHNREERARFAEKLAALGNFGLRPLPSQANFVLVLFEGALTAEAALEGLAEAGYVVRWLPGQGLPQALRITIGKRADMDVIAETLRTMAEAAG, from the coding sequence ATGAGCGAAACCGAGACCAGCACGCCCTCGCCCGCACCGGCACCCGTCGCCAAGCCGTGGATCGAGGCGATCCATGCCTATGTCCCCGGCAAGTCGACCGGCAAGGACGGGCGCGCGCTGATCAAGCTCTCGGCCAACGAGAACCCGCTCGGCACCAGCGAGGCCGCGCTCGCGGCCAAGGCACAGCCCCCTGCGCTCTATCCCGATCCCGACAGCAAGGCGCTGCGCGAAGCAATCGGCGCGCGCCACGGCCTCGATCCGGCACGCATGGTGATGGGGACCGGTTCGGACGAACTGCTCAACCTCGTCGCGCAAGGCTACGCGGGCCCCGGCGACGAGGTGGTCTACGTGCGCTACGGCTTTGCGGTCTACGACATCGCCGCAAGGCGTTGCGGCGCGACCCCGGTGATCGCCCCCGATGCCGACTACGGCACCGACATCGAGGCGCTGCTTGCCTGCGTTACCGACAGGACCCGCGTCGTCTTCGTCGCCAATCCCAACAACCCCACCGGCTCCTTCCTGCCCGCCGGCGAGATCGCCCGCCTGCATGCCGCGCTTCCTTCCGACGTCGTGCTGGTGATCGACCAGGCCTACGGCGAATATGTCGCGGCGCAGGACGATGACGGTGCCATGGCGCTCGCCGCAGCCCACGAGAACGTGCTGGTGACTCGCACCTTCTCCAAGATCTTCGGCCTCGCTGGCGAGCGCGTGGGCTGGGCCACCGGGGCGCCGGGCCTGATCGCCACCCTTAACCGCATCCGCGGCCCCTTCAATGTACCCGCGACCGGCCAGGCGATGGCGCTCGCGGCACTTGGCGATACCGATTTCGTCGAGCGCTCCCGCGAGCACAACCGCGAGGAGCGCGCCCGTTTCGCCGAGAAGCTGGCCGCGCTCGGCAACTTCGGTCTGCGCCCGCTGCCGAGCCAGGCGAACTTCGTGCTGGTGCTCTTCGAGGGCGCGCTCACTGCCGAAGCCGCGCTCGAGGGACTGGCCGAGGCGGGCTATGTCGTGCGCTGGCTACCGGGACAGGGCCTGCCGCAGGCCCTGCGCATCACCATCGGCAAGCGCGCCGACATGGACGTCATTGCCGAGACCCTGCGTACCATGGCGGAGGCCGCCGGATGA
- a CDS encoding transglutaminase-like domain-containing protein produces the protein MQISILTELEYDLPGPADVLLQLEAAIIPEQTVTSHHIDLPKVEHFARVPGQSNIGERIWLRLAQPLSVRYEATVEVNRLVTDIATLPQTAPHMLPGETVDYLMASRFCPADEFQAFVEQEFAGTGGGARIAAIRDWIAGTLSYVPGSSNPQTTAADTFHAHQGVCRDYAHLMIALARASAIPARFASVYGLGVEPQDFHAVAEVFLDGCWHIVDATGMSTPEAMAKIGVGRDAADVSFLTSYGQVELKTQRVTVQEVVPA, from the coding sequence ATGCAGATCTCGATCCTGACCGAACTCGAATACGACCTGCCCGGTCCCGCCGACGTGCTGCTCCAGCTCGAAGCTGCCATCATCCCCGAGCAGACGGTGACCAGCCATCATATCGACCTGCCCAAGGTTGAACATTTCGCCCGCGTGCCGGGCCAGTCGAACATCGGCGAGCGTATCTGGCTGCGCCTCGCCCAGCCGCTCTCGGTGCGCTACGAAGCGACCGTCGAGGTCAACCGCCTCGTCACCGACATCGCGACACTGCCGCAGACCGCACCGCACATGCTGCCGGGCGAGACGGTCGACTACCTGATGGCCTCTCGCTTTTGCCCCGCCGACGAGTTCCAGGCCTTCGTCGAGCAGGAGTTCGCCGGGACCGGGGGCGGCGCGCGGATCGCCGCGATCCGCGACTGGATCGCGGGAACGCTCAGCTACGTGCCCGGATCGAGCAACCCGCAGACGACGGCGGCCGACACCTTCCACGCGCACCAGGGCGTGTGTCGCGACTATGCGCACCTGATGATCGCGCTCGCCCGCGCCAGCGCGATCCCGGCGCGCTTCGCCAGCGTCTACGGCCTCGGTGTCGAGCCCCAGGATTTCCACGCGGTGGCCGAAGTGTTTCTCGACGGGTGCTGGCACATCGTCGATGCGACCGGCATGTCTACGCCCGAGGCGATGGCCAAGATCGGGGTCGGGCGCGATGCCGCCGACGTCTCGTTCCTTACCAGCTACGGGCAGGTCGAGCTCAAGACCCAGCGCGTCACCGTACAGGAAGTGGTGCCCGCCTGA
- a CDS encoding GNAT family N-acetyltransferase: MIDLSDDTARLDVARIHGWLASSYWSPGIAREQVERQIAGAHCLGAYDAAGEQVGFARVISDRASFAWLADVWVDEPARGQGLGRRMVGWFIERPEYAGIRRFALTTADAHGVYAKLGFKPLSRPERLMERLSNEFAAMLEKAS, encoded by the coding sequence ATGATCGACCTGAGCGATGACACCGCGCGCCTCGATGTCGCGCGCATCCACGGCTGGCTGGCCTCGAGCTACTGGTCGCCGGGTATCGCGCGCGAACAGGTCGAGCGCCAGATCGCGGGCGCGCACTGCCTCGGTGCCTACGACGCCGCCGGGGAGCAGGTCGGCTTCGCGCGGGTCATTTCCGACCGCGCCAGCTTCGCCTGGCTCGCCGACGTGTGGGTCGACGAGCCGGCACGCGGGCAGGGGCTCGGGCGGCGCATGGTCGGCTGGTTCATCGAGCGGCCCGAATATGCCGGGATTCGCCGCTTCGCGCTGACCACCGCCGATGCTCACGGCGTCTACGCCAAGCTCGGGTTCAAGCCGCTCAGCCGTCCCGAACGCCTGATGGAACGCCTCTCGAACGAATTTGCCGCCATGCTGGAGAAGGCCTCGTGA